In Lycium barbarum isolate Lr01 chromosome 9, ASM1917538v2, whole genome shotgun sequence, the DNA window ACAATTTTGCTGGAGATTAATGTTTTGTCATTAGTTTGTTCCTTGTTAGGACTGGTGTTTTCAGTTTAACAATATTTGCCTTGTGAGCAAGACTTCTCTGGTTTTCCGTGTATTTCATTGGCATAGCAAGTGGAAAGTTTTTCTGAAAGGAATGTGAACATTGAAACAACATATCTTTTAGGTAATAAAAGGATTTTTTTAACATAGCAAGAAATCTGTAGAGAATAGTATAAAGAAGAGCTATAGTTGGAGAACACGTAACTACTCAAAGCAACAGTCAACCTATTTTCTACCATCTCAGGATGAAATTTGAGTTTCTAGCAAGTAGCACggtatataaaattttaaaatctaAGTTCCCCCTTTATTACATCAACTAACCCGGGGCATTGTtatcaaatttcaaatttcaaatttctctTCATGATTGCGACTATTTTACCAAGACATGGTAAAAGAATGACCAATTTTTTTCACTGATTGTTCTTCATACGGATCGGCCTTAAATTTTTGTTCCTTATatatgtggtctttaatttttatctttgTTGCTTGTTTAATGAAAGTATCAGGATATGCTTTGCTTCGACATAAGTTTTATAACATTTTTATCTTCGGAAACTGAACTTTTCCTTGCTCAGCACAAATTTTGTAAAAGTTAAGTTATGCAGCATAAGTTGTATTagtatttttcagattatgttcAGTGTTGAAAGTTTTGGTTTCTCTGGCATAACTTGTGGGGATGTAATGATACATATGTTTGAGATAAACTCTAACTATGCCGAACGAAATTTAAACTAATGcctttttttttggctttgttAGCATGACTTGTGAGATGCTATGACACATGTGCTGAAGCTAAATGCTAATTATACCGGCCGAAATTTAGTTTACACCGTGCCAAAAGTGACGAAGAGCAAATATTAAAGGCTACACCAAAATAGTGGAATTTGTGCGAATAACCCAAAAATGGCAGGTGGGTGCAATTTCTTTAATCTTATTTTAGTTTTCTGATAATTAAGTCTAATTTGCATCATGTGACCCAAATTGCCCGTAGGATATGATAATGCTGTAATTGTTTTATGaatatttaattaaaaatagATTCTGAAAACTATCTTGACAAAAACTTAGATAAGCTAAAGTTTAGTTCATCATATAGTAATTGTCAAAGCCTCAAAGGGAGCTTTTATACTTTCTTTTGTGTGTGTGCAGATGGTACCAATTAATGGCCACATTGAAGCAAATGCTACAACTTTCTGCAAAGTTCACCATCCGAGAATAGTGGTTAATCGTTAATCATCAATGCACTAACCACgccttcttttttgcttaaaATCATTAAATGCATTTATTAACATTAATCCAATAGGGAAATCAACCAACAATAACCTGCATTGGCTTTTTCAAAGCTATCTAGTAAGATTTCTCCAATTTTGACCGTATAATTCATTTATGAAAAAAGAAGTAGATGGAAAGATACAACAAAATTGTGATGAAACCTATGAACTTGTATAAACAATTTTTGGAAAAAACGTTTTCCAGAATTCTTGTTGGGAATAGATTTTGtacaaaaacaaaatgaatttTGATTATCTATCGTAACGTTTGGAATAGTAAGTGCTTTGtgagtaaataattttttttgaaaactaCCTTAAATTATATCTTCAAAAAATAGTTTCTTGAAAAGTTCTTTTGCAAAAACTTTTTGAAAAATACTTCAACAAACACGTTTAGTTTTTGTTTttgtaagatttcaaagaaatatTTCATGAAAGAAAACTTATATTGAAGGGGAATGATCGCGCATCTATACATATTGTACAATATAGAGGATGAGAATTGCTTTGTGTGCCACAAATTCAAGGTGAACATATTTTTACTTGTTCTATATACAATTAGTTACCACAAATAGAACTTAATATTATGAAAGAGAGAGAATGACTACTAATAAATATTTTACGATGTACCAAAAATAATTAGTTGGGAGAGATCAGTGAGAGTTAATTAAGCCAGTAATTATTATTACTAGCCCACTACTAGCTGTAATTAACTAGCAACTCTTGACTTTTCACTTGTCTAAAATCTAAACATAAAAACCATTTCTCATGAACACTTCATTTCAAGGTGGCTTTTCTTTTACCCCACTTTCAGTTTTGACTTTCCATTGTCTAAAAGTTCGTAACTTTTCTTTCTTGAACTTCAATTCatcaaaaccatatatatatatatatatatatatattcgaggTTCTTGCTTGTTCTTCACACAAATaactataagaaaaaaaaaaatggcactaCATTTCTTTAAAAGTACAGCACTTTTGTTTTTCTTCTATGGATTAGCAAATGGAAGAGTATTGCGATGGCCATCAATTGGAACAAATTTATTTGGATTTATTCCTACAATATATGTTAGTCAATCTGGTTTAGCCCAATTTGAGAATATTCAATCTGCCATTGATTCAATTCCTTCCAATAATTCTGATTGGATTTGCATCTTCATCAACTCTGGCTTGTACAAGTAAGTCTCCACACTCCTCTTCATATTTATTTATGGATGCGTTAAACAATCTGAATGCAGTGGCGAATCTAAGATTTAGAGTCACTAAATTAGGTTCTCTTTGTATAAGTGCTAGTTCTCTTGCACATACATAAATTGAGTTAGGTACAGCGAATTCTGTCAAACATTTTTTGTGAGGTATCCGTATGAGATGTGCTTGATGGAAATAAAAAGCCGTCAAAAATCCCAGATTTTCAACGGAATACGGGAACCTCTGTGGACAAAACAGGTGTTTCGAATAGTGTGAATCCATCGAGTCTAATTTAGATATGCATTCCATTTTCTACACTCACATATATAGTTtgagcattattattattattattattattattattattattattattattattattattattgttgttgttgtttttgttttaaTGTTTAGTTTTAAGTACTTGGATTCTACATACATCATGTATATCCTTCAAAAATGAAACCGATGAAATTTTTGGATAAAAGTTTTTTTTCCCCTTTTGGAAATAGAGTTTGtacaaaaagaaaatgaaattttCTTAATTACGACTTCTTGAAGATTTGTAAGTGTCTTGTGACTTGTGAGTGGAAGAAGAACTTTATTTGAAAACTACCCTTATAATATTTCTTCAAAAATAGTTTTTTGAATAGTTCTTTTACAAAAACTTCTTGAAAAATACTTAAACaaacacgtttttttttttattttggtttgTAATATTCAAATAAACAATTCATGAAAAACATGACTATACTAAAAAGATTAAGGGAGAGAAAAATGCAATGATATCAAAATTCAAAACAACTTTCAACACAAAAAATGTCGCATCTATACATATTGTACCATATAGGACGACAATTGCTGTGAGACCATAAATTGAAGGTGAACATATTTTGTGACTTTTTTTACATACGACTAGTTACACAAGTAAAATTTAATTATTATGAGAGAGAGACACTACTGATAAATCTACCAAAAATAATTAgttgggagagagcagtgagagTTAATTAAGTTAGTAATTATCATTATTATCCCACTACTAGCTAGTAATTAACTAGAAACTCCTGACTTTCCGTTTATCTAAAAAATACCCAAAAATCTGTTCTCATGAACTTCACTTCATTTTGACTTTCTTTTACCCCACTTTTCTATTTTGACTTTTCATTTCATAAATTTTGTCCTGAACTTCAATTCATCAAACTATATATATTCAAGGTTCTTTCTCGTTCTTCTTACAAATATAAGTTTCAGAAAATGGTGCTACATTTCTTTAAAAGTATAGcacttttgtttttgttttatggACTAGCAAATGGAAGAGAATTGCAATGGCTATCAATTGGAACAAATTTATTTGGATATGTTCGATCAATTCGAACAATCTATGTAGGTCAATCTGGTCATGCTCAATTTAAGAAAATTCAAGCTGCCATTAATTCAATTCCTTCCAATAATTCTCATTGGATTTGCATCTTCATCAGACCTGGCTTGTACAAGTATTTTCTCCACACTCTTCTCTTCCTGTTTATTTATGTATTTAGGGGCGAATCTAAGATTTAGAGTCACTggattatgtatttttttttttttttttttttttgtgtatgcGCTAGTTCTCTTACACTTACATAATTGAGCTAGACACAATGAATTCTATGGAACGTTTTTGTTCAAGGGATCCACATGAATGTGCATGGCGGAAAATGTTTTTATAGAAAGATGTGAGAAATCCTGGATTTTCAACGGAACTTCCTAAAAAAACACGTGTCGCTAATAGTGTGAACTCATCGAGTCTAATTTAGATATTTCCAagatttctacacacacatatatagttTGAGCGTTGTTATTACTGTTGTACATTATACACATATTTTTTTGGTCAAAATTcttgtttaaatatttttttcttactaAATTGGTATTAAAGACTAATTAATTTTTTTGCATTCACTTATGAAGAGAACAGGTGCAAATTCCAGGTGATAaaccttttatttatttaaaaggtGCAGATGTAAGAACAACTATTGTGATGTGGGATGCTCATGACTCACTTATAACAAGTGCAACTTTTTCCTCTTTTGCTGACAATATCGTAGTGGAAAATATAAATTTTACAGTAAGAAACCTTAAATCCTAAGACcctttgagatttttttttcctaGTTATATAATTTAATGtttgtcatattttttttttggtagaatTCTTACAATTACCCATTTAAGAAAAATGGAAATCCAATGAAACCAGCATTAGCAACAATTGTTTCTGGGGACAAAACTGCATTTTATGGATGTGCTTTCTCTGGTTTGCAAGATACTTTGTTGGATGATAGTGGCAAACATTATTTTAAGCTTTGTACCATTGAAGGAGCCATGGATTTTATTTTTGGCACCGGTCAATCCATTTATGAggtatttttacttttttttgttCATTGCTACTATCTTTGGTTATCTGTCTTTTAAGATTTTTGGACATCTTTTGACATTTAATAGTTTTAAATGATTATTTATTGGTAAAAACAAATTAAGCAATTTAGTCATAACAGCTAAAACTTAAACTGAGCATACATCtcacttaatcatgattaagAAATAAATGTACATATAGAAAATCAATATCTTGGAGTCACTTAAGCTCTGTGTTTGGCTAAGCAAAGAAATAATTTCATGGTCCAATATCTTGGATTCACTTAATCTATGTGTTTGACtaaacaaagaaataattttatggTCTTTAACTCTTAAATATGACTTGACAATGTGACTGCAAAATCATTTACCAAAAATTGTTATTTTTtggaacaaattaaaaaaaaaaaagagtgacaTAAAATCAAATAGAAAGGGTAAACGACttcttaattaattttttaaaacgttaaatattttgagacatattttaatttttaaaacgaCTAATATTTGGGATCGGAGGGAGTAAAACAAGTGCACTCATGATAAAGCTAACTCGAAGCAAGTTTGTTTTGACAAAAAAATATTAACGCTTTAGCTAATCCCTAATTAATGTAAATTTTTCTTTAGATATGTATGAACACTCGCTTGTTAATATTTCTGTCCACTTCATTAATGGAGTTGAGGACAATTTTATAGTCAAATAATTTATACATACAAACAACAATGGTCGCAAAAACAACGTTTTCAGGTTAATTAGTCTTTACCTTTAATTGGACAATTAATGAACTAAAATCCATACATAGGCCTTGGATACCTCTGGCTTTTCAGTAAGAGGGTCATATAGAGTTTCACATTAAATCTTGTCTTTGTATGAGAAAAATTCAGTTGCCTTGATATTAATGTGAGGTTGAAATTATCTTGGTTTTTTTTGTTTCCCGCTCGGTGTTCGGTATTCGTATTGGGTCTCGACTAAATTCGTACTGGCGCCGAGAAGTCTCATATTAAGGGGTAAAACGCTCCTTAATAAGGGTAATTTTATACTCATGACTCGAATCCGAAATCGCTGAAAAATGTATTAGTTTACTCTTGATTTTTACGAGGCAAAGCATATTTGAAGCTTTTAGCAAGTAAAAGACAAAAACACTCATGATTTTCACGTTTGAGATTGTGCATGATGCCAATCCAACAAATCAATGACTGATACATATGAGCCTAGTCTCAAAATATCTAAGACAAGTCTTTAGCTAGTTAATTAGATTTAAATTAGTTAGGTCCCTCGAACAATGTAATACCTCATATCGAGTAAATTCTTAAACCTTTTCCCTGGTTACCACGCCGAGTACCCATAATGTTTTTGTTGAATGATAGTAGAGTAGTTGATAGATAAGTTACCTTTGCTACATAAGATTTTCACATACATTCGTCACTGGTTTATTTAAATAACATGTATCTTACTATATGTTCTTTTAATAGGAATGTACAATATTGGTGAATGCTGGATCAGTAGCACCAGATTATGGAGGATACATAACAGCACAAGGGAGATCAGATCCAAATGATGCAAATGGATTTGTGTTCAAGAATTGCAAAGTGATTGGGACAGGCAAGGCATTCTTAGGAAGGGCATGGAGGAGTAATGCTAGGGTCTTATTTTATAAGACTTCCCTTTCCGACATCATTGTTCCTCAAGGTTGGGATGCTTGGAATTTCGAAGGCCATGAGTAAGTTCTccacatcctccccccccccccccccccccccccaaacggCCAACCTTCCAACCCCCAAAGCACCTCTTCTTGTATCACTTTCTCCACTAATTAATACTTTTGATAACTATTGTCGGGTCAGCTATGCTTGCTCAATTTACCTGCTAGCCTCCTTCAGCATAGGTTTCGGGTGGCTTCGTCCACTAAGACTTGAATAGACAAAAAATCACATGTTGTTTTGCTTCCTTTAAAATTTAAATCTCCTTATTCATAATACATGTCTTTTAAAGTTTTGTACACCCTTTAGAAAATATATTATTAGTCTTGGTCATAATCAACGCTCAATAAAGTATTGACATATTTACTAAAACATTGAATATTCTGAAACAAATACTGTTTGCCAAAATGGCTATATTTGGGATCATAGACCGTATGAAAAACAAATGTTAGTCTATCTTTACCAAGTTTTTCGTGTCTTTAATTTAGATGGTCGATGCACGTAAATATTCAGTTAGAGAATGCTACACTTATCTGTGCTTCTTAGGCACCATATTTGCAGAAGAAATAAAAGacaattttaaattaaattttcGGATATTTTTTATTAAACAAgctattattttttgtttttttagggACCAATTGACTTTCTCAGAAGAAGACTGTGATGGATCAGGAGCAGACACATCAAAGAGAGTTAAATGGGAAAAGAAGCTAAGCAAAAAAATAGTGGAATCATTGACAGATCTGTCCTTCATTGATACTGACAATTGGATTAATGGACAGCCTTTTATCTTGTTAAATTAGAGAATTAAGGGTCACAGTTTAATAATTGACTCAAGCAAATTATgtgtttttctttcttcttctttaattcCTTTCTTTTGTATGACCCTTCACTCCACTTATATGTACTTCTATATCCAAGAACATGAATAGAAAACCTAATGTTATTTGAGTTTCAGCAAGTTTTTAGTAAATTTTCTTTACCCAGTAATAATTAATGGGAGAGAGGCATATCTCTTTGGATTAATACTACTTATTTATTGGCATGTTAAAAATTCCAAGAGATTGAGTCTAGTAGTATTATAACCCAATTTATGTATGTAATTGAATAAAGTACCTTAGGCTAAGATTTAACTTtcaaaaaagattaaaaaaaaaaactaggtgaTTTCTTGTTATTTAGCTTTGATAGATAAAGTTACCCAATACCTAAAGGTGTTAGATGGACGGTTAGTCAAATTTGAACGAGTCAAAATAAGTCAAATTAGTAGGTGGTCATGACCAAACTTGCCAAAGTTCACTTTCAGTAAAAATTGGCCAAATAAAGGAGATTATAAACTTGCCTCGCTCATATGACCCAGCCTTCCGCCTATTTATTTTGCTTTTTTAGAAAAAACTATGAAagctattttttaaataaaattactAGCTTACTTTTTTTTCATAATTTACATAATTTCTTATCACTAAATTTGTATTATATGTTTGGATTTGGATTGCGTATTGATTCACTATACTATTTTGATCCGTTTTAACCCAATAATTTGATAGATCATTTCAGATTCAACTCGTTGGGTCGTCAAGTTAACAAACGAAACCTATCCAGTATAATAAACTTGGATGGGTTACTAAAATACAGAAAAAGTTGTATGTGAGCACAAAAAGTACATTAGTATCTGAGATAAATTAACAAAATATAATGATATTTTTGAAAACTACCCCAATTTAAACGAGATAAATTGAACGATAAATCAGGGCACAAGGCCTAAAAACATGATTCTACCTTTTGACTGGTAAACTCCATAGCAAAAGTCCAAACTTCAAGAGCTCAAATTACTGCAACCTAATGGTGGAATCTGAGGGAGATGAAGACTCCTATCAACACCCAAAGCTGAGCAAACACCACTAACCGAGTTTCCATCAGTAATAATGAAAGATTCAATCTTGAAAATTCCTATTCTGCCAGCAGAACTCATCACTGAAATTCTCTTGAAATTCATGTCTGCTTCAAAATCTTGGCTTGCAATGATCTCTAGCCCTGAATTTGTCAAGACCATCTCAGTATATCTGCTAATAACAAAGATTACACTCACCACAGACTTGTGTTGAGTTCAGCTGAATCCAGTTACAAACTTAAGGACTGTTCTCTTAGCTCTTTGTTTAATGACTTTGTGACTGAGTTATTTGACTTGGATTATCCCACCAAAAACACCCACCAATCTGTTTGGGTTGTGGGGTCTATCAATGGATTGACTTGTCTTGCCAATAGGTCCACTGACTTGTTTCTATGGAATCCATctattagaaagttcaagaaattgcATGATCCTTCTATACGTACAAGTGGTTGCCATTTTGATTGTCATGCTAGTGTCAAATATGGTTTTGGATATGATGAGTCATGTGATGATTATAAGGTAGTAGTAGTTATGTTTTATATTTGCAGATATGTAAGTTTGCATCCTGTTAAGGTCAAAATATATAGTCTAAAGAGTGATTACTGGAGAACTGTTATTGGGAATTATCCGGGTGAAATGTGTTCCAGTGACGTGGGTACATTTGTAAATGGGAAGCTTCATTGGGCTAGTAATAATGGTTGTTGTTTGCATAGGGGTTGGAACATCATTTCTATTGATTTGACTGATGAGAAATGGGGGAAGCTAGAGCAACCCCGCTATGGAGAAGGAGATACTCTTTTGCTGCTGTCAGTGTTGAGAAGTGATCTTTCTGTCTGTTGTAGTTATATGAGAAGTCACACAGATGTGTGGGTTATGAAAGAGTATGGGGTTAAAGAATCTTGGACAAAGATGCTTACCATCAAATATCCTACTGTTTTTGGGAATAATttgttttctccttttctttctccAACGCTTTGCATGTCAAAAAAAGGTGAAATATTGCTCATGTCCGGATCAACCTTCATGATACACAATCCTGAGGATGAATCGATCAGAAATACAGAGGTCGCTAACGTTAGTACCAGTATTGCGGCATGCATCTACATTGAAAGCCTAGTTTGTCCCTATTTACAAAACGAACCAAGTACACAACAAGAATGAAGGTTGCAGAAACTCAGGTGAATGACAATAGTATAGCTAATGACTTGAGTTGCACTTTATACATTTTCCTCTTTTTTGTCAAATTTAGAAAAAGACACTGCATATTTTAAAGACATATTTACACTACATCTCCTTAGATATCTTATTTGCCCCTTTCCTTTTTGCATGTTTCCATGAAACAACATCTTTTTGTGAGGACAATTATGTTGTGTTTGATGTCTTCAACACTCAAAGTAAATGAGACTGGAGATTGTAGCTGTTTTTAGCATTTTGTCAAATGGACGAGTCGTTCCTCTAGAAAGAGTAATAATAAAGACATGAAAGTCATGGCAGAATTATTGTTTGATCTAGGGCCTTCATTAATTATCCTCTTTAAATTAAAACTTAAAAAGAAGCAGGAATCATGTAATAAGAGTTGAGGTCTAAAATAGTATCTTGTTTTGGTGGTTTACCTTGTCGCTTTCATAACTGTTTCTACCTGTCATGTGACGTATCACTGAGGTGCTTTATTAACTGTTACGTAATTGTGAGATTACAGGAAGTGAAAACTGATGTTAAGAACAATTGATCCATCCCTGCTGATTGCACGAATCAAAGCGATGCTTCCCTGTTCTCAATGTTCACTGGATGTACTATCATTTCAATATGCATAGAGAAAGATTTACCTACGATCGCTATTTGCATATCCCACTTTGTCAATCGTTGTGATAAAGGTTGAACAAGCTTCTCTGTGCCTTGAGTATCTATTGTGGCATCTGGAGATGATAGTGATTCGTGACAAAAGGTTGAACAAGCTTCTGCGAtgtttgaatttcttttgttgtaGTATCTTGAGATTGATTTGAACTACTGTGGTAATCATATATTCAGTAGTACAACTGTTTGTAACTTCTGGTACTTGGTTTGACATGTTTTCTCTAAGCTGACAAAATTCCTTTATACTCCCAGTTTAAGAGCTGTATAAGTGTCATGTTTTTACGGTAGCAGCTTATACACACCTTGGGCAAATTCTATTGAGTACCTGTGTGAACCCGCTCATTGAAATAATTAGAACAAATCTTTTTTTCTTTATGCGGGGGACAACATACTCCATCAAATTTGGTGGAAACTGAATTTCGGTTCATCAGTTGAATTTACTTGTATTCTCTTCCATTCACATTCATGATTTCGACTTTATGGATTTAGATATTTTGAAGCCATAGTTCATTTGATCTTCTGTGTTCAAAATAATTGTTTGTATCTGTCTCGTGTGTTTTAAAGATACATATACAATATTCGAGTCGAAACTACTAATTCAATTGAACTCGCTCGTTATAAGATAGATCAGCCCTGCCACCCAAGGGTCCTCAACAATGGACTTATTAAAGATTTACATATGTTCCAAGGAAAGATTCTAGCCAAACTAACCACATTCTCGTAAAACAATATCAGATTTCTGGTAAAATGAGTTATGAGATCAAAAACTATCAAATTATAGGGAAATATGTAGAATTTCATAAACACCCCAAAAGTATGGGAAATATTATACAAAGTGTGTAAGCACCAAAATACAGTAGCTGAGATAAAATTAACAATAAAGTTCTATCTAAAAGAACTAATCCAGAAGAGATAAGTAGAAAATTGAGTGATAATTATTTGTTGGTTGGTTCGATTTTGATTGTTATGGATTATCATTTTATAAACGTGCTAAGCTGATAATCGAATCATTAAGATATCAGTTAATCAGTTAGTGGACCTTAACGGTTCATCTTCGATTTAATTGATATGAACTGGTAGTAATTTTTTTTCCCACGCCTACAATAGAatatacggaaaaggctcaaatatgccaccaaactatcggaaatggctcatttatgccactcgtcaatagtttgactcatttatgccatcgcagTTACAgaatggctcatccatgccatttttccaTGTATGCGTtggattttttaattaatttaggaTTAAAAATTGGGCTAGTTTAATTAAACAACGTTGACCTttaattggaggccacgtgtcatatctgatATTGTAAAATCGGaattaatgaaaaatgacatgaatgagccattttggtaacgacgatggcatggatgagtcagtTTGTAACGACGATGAAATATATAAGGGAACCTGTTATTTTACAATGATATAGTGACTCCTCCAAGTTTGAAGTAATTGACAATATAGGGAAGAAAACAATATATACCATTTGTGGATAATAGTGCATAACTGGACCAAAAGAAGAACATTAACACATTACTAGATAATCTATTCGAAACCAACATAATATCTATGAATCTAGCGTTGAGTTAAGGAGGTGATAAAAATTAATAACTTATTGGGTGAAATGATAAATTTAATAAACCTTATTAGGTTACTGATTTAACCGTTAAGGAAATTCAAAAACTCGTTACCGGACCAATAAACCAACATCATAAAATATAATATTCAAAAAACCATTACCTAACCAAGAAACCAACATCATAAAATATAATATCAGTTTCGAACCATTAAACTGATTATCTAATATCAATAAATCAATAATATTTTTTCAGTTCGATTTATTGGTTATATGGAAATTTGCACATAACATGATTTTTTGCCCTTTAATTTGCAACGTGGGAGCACTTGTAATCATTTGTGGAAAAATCTAAGAATCTCTAGTAGTCTCGTAAAACTCCAAGAGCTCAATTTGTGCTATCCAAATGGAATATGAGGAACATCAACACCCAAAACGAAGCAAACCCTCTAATAATTCTCAGTTTCCATCAACTTCAATGCATGATTCAATCTTGAAAAACCCTATTCTGCCACGAGAACTCATCACTGAAATCCTCTTAAGGCTACCAGTGAAATCCCTCTTGAAATTCAGGTCTGTTTCGAAGTCTTGGCTTGCTTTGATCTTTAGCCCTGAGTTTGTCAAGAACCATCTTAGTATATCTGCTAATAACAAAGATTACACACACCAGAGACTTGTGTTGGCACAACACAAGTTTGTATTGACTCCTGTTCATGAATTTCAATACAATCTTGAGACTTGTTCTCTTAGCTCTTTACTTTATAATGACTCTGTGATTGAGTCATTTGACTTGGATTATCCCATGAATAACCCCTACAAAATGTTTGGGTTGTTGGTTCCATCAATGGATTGATTTGTCTCGCCATTGCATTCACTGACTTATTTATATGGAATCCTTctattagaaagttcaagaaattgcCTGATCCTACACCTATTGGTAGACCTGCTTGTTTCAAATATGGTTTTGGATATGATGAGTGTCATGATGATTATAAGGTAATAGGTATGTTTTGTTACAGAGATGGCCGTTCGCGTCATGTTGAGGTCAAAATATATAGTCTAAAGAGTGATTACTGGAGAACTGTCGATGAGGATTTTTCGGGCGGGATTCAATTTGCTAAGACAGGAAAGTTTGTAAATGGAAGAATATATTGGGCTAATAATGATCTTCGTGATTTGCATAAGGAGCGGAACATTATTTCTATCGATTTGGCTGATGAGAAATGGAGAAAGGTGAAGCAGTCATGCTATGATGAAGGATACCATTTTTTGCTGCTGGGAGCGTTGGGAAGTGATCTTTCTGTTTTTTGTAATTATCCGAGAACTCACACAGATGTGTGGGTTATGAAGCAGTATGGGGTTAAAGAGTCTTGGACTAAACTGTACACCATCAAATGTCCTAGTGATCTTGGGAATTTATTTTCTTCTGGTGTTTCTCCAACGCTTTGTATGTCAAACAAAGGTGAAATATTGCTGGTGTTTGGATCAACTTTCATGAGATACAATCCAAAGGATGAATCGATCAGATATACAAAGGTTGCTAACTTT includes these proteins:
- the LOC132611020 gene encoding probable pectinesterase 29 isoform X2, translating into MALHFFKSTALLFFFYGLANGRVLRWPSIGTNLFGFIPTIYVSQSGLAQFENIQSAIDSIPSNNSDWICIFINSGLYKEQVQIPGDKPFIYLKGADVRTTIVMWDAHDSLITSATFSSFADNIVVENINFTNSYNYPFKKNGNPMKPALATIVSGDKTAFYGCAFSGLQDTLLDDSGKHYFKLCTIEGAMDFIFGTGQSIYEECTILVNAGSVAPDYGGYITAQGRSDPNDANGFVFKNCKVIGTGKAFLGRAWRSNARVLFYKTSLSDIIVPQGWDAWNFEGHEDQLTFSEEDCDGSGADTSKRVKWEKKLSKKIVESLTDLSFIDTDNWINGQPFILLN
- the LOC132611020 gene encoding probable pectinesterase 29 isoform X1, with translation MVLHFFKSIALLFLFYGLANGRELQWLSIGTNLFGYVRSIRTIYVGQSGHAQFKKIQAAINSIPSNNSHWICIFIRPGLYKEQVQIPGDKPFIYLKGADVRTTIVMWDAHDSLITSATFSSFADNIVVENINFTNSYNYPFKKNGNPMKPALATIVSGDKTAFYGCAFSGLQDTLLDDSGKHYFKLCTIEGAMDFIFGTGQSIYEECTILVNAGSVAPDYGGYITAQGRSDPNDANGFVFKNCKVIGTGKAFLGRAWRSNARVLFYKTSLSDIIVPQGWDAWNFEGHEDQLTFSEEDCDGSGADTSKRVKWEKKLSKKIVESLTDLSFIDTDNWINGQPFILLN
- the LOC132611559 gene encoding F-box/kelch-repeat protein At3g23880-like, which gives rise to MKDSILKIPILPAELITEILLKFIISANNKDYTHHRLVLSSAESSYKLKDCSLSSLFNDFVTELFDLDYPTKNTHQSVWVVGSINGLTCLANRSTDLFLWNPSIRKFKKLHDPSIRTSGCHFDCHASVKYGFGYDESCDDYKVVVVMFYICRYVSLHPVKVKIYSLKSDYWRTVIGNYPGEMCSSDVGTFVNGKLHWASNNGCCLHRGWNIISIDLTDEKWGKLEQPRYGEGDTLLLLSVLRSDLSVCCSYMRSHTDVWVMKEYGVKESWTKMLTIKYPTVFGNNLFSPFLSPTLCMSKKGEILLMSGSTFMIHNPEDESIRNTEVANVSTSIAACIYIESLVCPYLQNEPSTQQE